In Kordia antarctica, the following proteins share a genomic window:
- a CDS encoding DUF6364 family protein yields MNTKLTLTIEREIIERAKIYAKEKNRSLSDIIENYLKILTKEEQSNERKKLNPAVESLKGSFKMPKDMDYKKELKDRLEKKYL; encoded by the coding sequence ATGAACACAAAGTTGACATTAACAATAGAAAGAGAAATAATTGAAAGAGCGAAAATCTACGCAAAAGAAAAAAATCGCAGTTTATCAGATATTATCGAAAACTATTTGAAAATACTTACCAAAGAAGAACAGAGTAACGAAAGAAAAAAACTGAATCCAGCCGTTGAATCATTAAAAGGTTCTTTTAAAATGCCTAAGGATATGGATTATAAAAAAGAGCTTAAAGATCGATTAGAAAAAAAATATTTATAA
- a CDS encoding type II toxin-antitoxin system VapC family toxin, whose amino-acid sequence MDKVLIDTDVLLDFFFDRKPFAEYSTEILNLCAEKEIKGYTTPVIISNVYYLLRKTAKHNIIVEKMKQLLNIIDIVKMDKNVVLNALNSEFKDFEDALQNFSAIENGQIKIILTRNLKDFKKSELAILTPETYLKGKASG is encoded by the coding sequence ATGGATAAAGTTTTAATCGATACAGATGTACTGCTTGATTTCTTTTTTGACAGAAAACCATTCGCAGAATATTCAACGGAAATTCTGAATCTTTGTGCAGAAAAAGAAATCAAAGGATATACAACTCCTGTGATAATTTCTAATGTTTATTATTTACTTAGAAAAACAGCAAAGCACAATATTATAGTTGAGAAGATGAAACAACTCCTAAATATAATTGATATTGTTAAAATGGATAAAAATGTTGTCCTAAATGCTTTGAACTCTGAATTTAAAGATTTTGAAGATGCATTACAAAATTTTTCAGCAATAGAAAATGGACAAATAAAAATTATTCTAACAAGAAACCTAAAGGATTTTAAAAAGAGTGAGTTAGCAATTTTGACACCAGAAACATATTTGAAAGGAAAAGCCAGTGGTTAA